Genomic window (Candidatus Omnitrophota bacterium):
TGAAGGATTTTTATTCAAGATCCCCAAATTCGGCTACGTTATGAAAACAATTGTGGTGGAACGATTTACCTCACAATTGTCCATTTTAGTAGATAGCGGTGTCCCGATCCTGTACGCTTTAGACATCGCTCAGCGCATGGTGGGAAACAGAACTTGCGCTAATGTTATTGGTGAAATAAAAAATAATGTCAGGGAAGGAAAGCTTGTCGCGGAACCGATGATGAAAAGCGGATTCTTTCCTCCCATGGCCGTTCAAATGATCTTGATCGGCGAAGAGACCGGAGAACTCGGCAAAATGCTTAGAAGCGTTGCCGAGTTTTATCAAAATTACGTCCAAACGTTTATGAAGCGTTTTGGAACGATCTTTGAGCCCGTGATGCTGGTTTTTATGGGCGCTGTCATCGGAACTATTGTTATCGCGATGTTTATGCCAATATTTAACCTCGCCCAGATAGGCGGCGGATAATTTTTCTCAGAATACAGGAGGTGGTAAATACCAAATTACGAAAAGCTGTTTTTCGATAAAAATATACAGTCATCATACTTTTCAAACAAACAAAAGGAGGGGGAAATGAACAGGAGACTACGTAACAAAAGCGGTTTTACACTGCTTGAAATCATCATCGTCATCATCATCATCGCCATTCTCGCCAGTTTAGCCATGCCTAGGTTCTTGCGCACATCACAATATTCTTACTCAGCGGAGGCTTTGGCAAATTTATCAGCCCTACGTCAAGCCATGAATCGTTGCTATCTGTTCTCAAGCAGCTACGCGCCTTGTGATACGTTTGACGATCTCGACACCGGTGATCCGGGCTTAGAACCTAACGCACATTTTACTTACGGAATCGGCGGCTTAGCTGCTGGAACGTTTAACATCACGGCAACAGGCAGCGTTGCCGTTCCTACGGACATCATCTGGATTGATCAAACCGGCGCAAAGGGCGGTAACGGTATTTTCTCGGGAATTAGATAGTCTTATATTTTCATGACGGTGCTGAAAAGCACCGTCATGAAAACAAGGCGGTTAACGTGCAGAAAGCAGTGTCAAAAAACAATCAAAGCGCTTTTACTTTGATGGAATTGGTGGTGGTCACCATTGTTATCGCCATTCTTGCCGGCATTGCTTTACCGCACTTTACCGCCGCCCTGGAACGCAACAGGGCGGTGGAAGGTGTGAATATTTTAGGGGCGATTCGCAGCGCGCAAGAGCGCTTTGCCTTAGCTAATGGCGGCGCGTACACGACCAACATCCTTGACATTGACGTTGATATTCCTGTTCCTTTAAATTATTTTGAAACACCGGAAATTTGCGCGGGGGGGGGAGCTGTTCCTTTGGCTCGGATTCGCGACATTCCTCGACGATATCGGCTTCTCATTTACGATAATGGCGATATTGAATGTCACGGAAATGTTCTCTGTCAACGCATGGGATTTACCCAGATCGCGGCATTGCCAAATTGCCCATAAGGAAAACATGCTGAGTCGTCATACAAAAAAGGCTTTTACGTTAACTGAGCTTGTCGTGGTTGTTATTGCGATCGGCATTTTGGCCGGGCTTGCGATCCCAAAGTACACGACGATTGTTGAGCGGCAAATTGCTTCCGAAGGCGTTCAAATATTATCTACTATTCGCGCCGCACAGCATCGTTTCGCCTTGCGTAACGGCGGTAATTTTGACTTGGATGCCTCAGGAAATTTGACCAATCTTGACATCACGATCCCTGCATCTCAAAATTTTGACAGTTATCTGGCTTGTCGCACTACGTACATAGCTCAGGTTCGCAACATTCGTTTAAACTATTGGCTTTATATGGCTACCGATGGAACAATTGATTGCTGTGACGGAGCAGGCTTTGATTGCGCACGATTAGGAATAGCCACTGATGTCGGCGCGTGCATGGCGTGCAATTAGAAAGAGGCTTTTATGTTTTCATCAAATCAAAAAAGGGCATTTACGTTAATGGAGCTTTTGACGGTTGTTATCATTGTCGGAATTCTCGCCGCCTTTGCCGTTCCTAATTACATCAACACAATTGAAACTCAAATTTCCGCGGAAGGAATTAGCACATTAACCGCTATTCGCGCCTCTCAAGAGCGCCACAGAATTGAGACGGGCGCCTATGCGAATTCTGCGGCTGATTTGGATATCGGTGTTGGCCCGTCCACAAATTTTTCTGCTCCTTCGGCAAGCGCCAACGTCAATGAAGTTGGCGCAATTTCCCGTATGCAAGGCGCAACAAGGCTTTACACTATACACATCAGCAATGCGGGAACAGTTGTTTGTTGCGACCGTCTTGCGGATAATATCACCTGTGCAAAACTTGGTATTCCGGCCGGAGCATCATGTCCGGCTTTTATGATTCCGTAGAGGATGAAAACTATGCTTTTACTCAAGTCGCGAAAATCGTTTACCTTAATGGAGCTTTTGACCGTCGCTATCATTATCGGCGTCACGGCGGCAGTCGCTATTCCAAATTACAATGTTGCGGTGCAACGCTCTCAAGAGCGAAGCGCGGCCATGAACCTTCTGGCAGCCAAATCAGCTCAAGAAATATACCGCAGTGAACACGGAGAATTTTGGCCAACCCTTGCTTACGTCTGTAGCTCCGGCTGCAACGCACAAGAAATCAATCAAAATCTTCGCCTTTCTTTGCCAACGATCGGAAGCACAGCTTATACTTGCTTCGATATGAATGGTGGCCCGTATTGGTGCGAAGCAACATCCGCCGCTCCGGCTTGGACGCTGCAAAGCCGCGGCAATATTAATGCAGGTTGGCCGCGCTGTTCGGCCGGAACGTGCGAATTATGCCAACCGAATTGCCCAACGCCATAATCCATGAACAAATACAAAAACAATAAGGGTTTTTCTCTTATTGAAGTTCTCGTCGCCTCGGTTATTTTCACCATCGCAGCCGTTGGATTGTTCGCTACCGTCTCAAGCCTGCGCGGTGGCTCCGATAAGGCAGAGCGCCGGTTAGAAGTAACAAATATCGGCCGGCAACTTTTAGAAGAATTACGCTCAAAGATCGGACAAGCTGCTTGGCCACTCACTTGCGATGGAAATCCCCAACCTTGGCCTAACACGCTTTTACCAGCTGCCGGAACAAATCCAACGTATGATCGTTTATCAGCCAACCCTTTCAATTTGCAGTTTCAATATATTTGTGATGACGTAGATACAAACGGTGATGCAGCTCGAGTCCTATACAAAGTTGACCAAACAATAACTTACGATGAACCTTAAGACAAAAAAATCTCTCACGCTAGCAGAGCTTTTAACCGCAACTGTTGTCACCGGGCTTATCATGGCGGCCGTTGCTTCCATGGATTTTGCCATTCGCCAATCCGGGCAGGGAACAACGCGCAATGCCATCGTTACCATGCGCACAACCGCCACCATGGCTGACATCATTAAAAACGCATCGCTTGCCATTGGTAACGGCACGACGCTACCAAGCACAGGAATTGACCCCACAGCAAGTCACTTTTGCATTCGTCAAGATGCTGGACCGCCGCCCGGAACACCAGGGAACTACAACGACGATCGCTGGGTTTGTTATACTCTCCCCGCCGCATCAACAACGCTTTACAAGTGCATCGACGATATTCCCCCCATTGATCCCTTTGATTGCGGGCCAGCAGTACCTGGTAATGAAATCATAGGAAGTGTTGATGTTTTTGACTACAGTCTGCAGCAAGACCCCGTGCTTATGGAAAATTATATTGAGATAACTTTAAAAAGCCGCATGGATCCAACCCAACCAGCAAGTGTCACCAATCCGGAATATACACTTACCTCCCGCGTGCGCCCCGACAGCCATAGCTTCTAATTTTTGTGAAGATAAAAACTTGTCACAAGCCCCTTGTTTTGCTAAGATACCTCTTCACGTAGACCGTTCAATTAAAAAGATTCCGCGTTTGAATTAAAAGATTACTATTAAAAGATCATAACTTTTCGATGGGCCGATAGCTCAGCTGGGAGAGTGCCTGGTTCGCAATCAGGAGGTCGGGGGTTCGATCCCCCCTCGGTCCACTTAAACTTTCAGACTTCAGCCTTCAGCTTTCAGCACAAAAAGCTGAAGGCTGACAGCTGACAGCTGAAAGCTAAAACATGCATCGATTTTTCTGCCCGCAAGAAAATTTCATTCAAACAACCCTCACCATCACAGACCAAAAAGAAATCCATCATTTAAAAAATGTTCTACGCCTAAAGGAGGGTGACAGAATCGTCCTTTTTAACGGACAGGGAAAAGAAGCGGACGCAACGATCACTTCGATTGCCGAGAACGCCATTGAGGTCTCCCTAAGCGACATCCGACAAGACGAAAAGAAAAATTTCACGATCATCTTGGCCTGCGCCATTCCTAAAAAAGCAAAGTTCGAATCTATCATAGAAAAATGTACCGAGCTCGGCGTTGATGAAATTATTCCTCTTAAAACGCAAAGAACCGAAGTTATCTTTTCAAAAGAAAAAATGCCGGATAAGGTTAAACGCTTTCAAACCGTTGCCATTAATGCCTCCAAACAATCCAACCGAAAAACAATTCCCGCTATCCATCCGGTTTTAAGCTTGTCAGAGGCGCTTAAGCATATTGATAATTCCACACTCGCCTTGATCCCGCATCTCTCCGGAAAAAGGAAATCGCTTCATGAGATCATGAGTCAAAATCCGCATGCCAAAAAAATCATGTTTTTTATCGGCCCTGAGGGTGATTTTACTCCCGAAGAAATCGCTTTAGCCATTAAATCCGGATCCATTGCCGTTTCTCTGGGCGAAACAACGCTTAAAGTTGACACCGCCGCTATTTCTGTCGTCGCCTTTGCACAATTACTTTTGGCAGATGAAAAATAAAAGAGAAATCCTCTGCCTTGCCGCCATTTTCTTTTTCGCGTTAGCCTTACGCCTCGCCTACATGTTTTTCCTCAAGAAAGAATACCTTTTCTATGATCACCCGGCAGACGATGTTTTGTATTACCAAGAGTGGGCCGGAGAAATTGCCGCAGGGGACTGGATAGGCAAAAGAGCTTTTTGGGGGATGCCGCTTTATCCTTACTTTCTGGCGATCCTCATGCCATTTTCTTTCGGAAGCACTGAAGTGCTTCGCATTTTTCATCTTATCCTGGGAAGCGCCAACGTCCTTTTGGTTTATTTTATTGCCAAGCAGATCTTTTCAAGGCCGACAGCTTGGCTGGCCGCTTTTTTTACCGCAACAAATTTTATTTTAATCTACTACGATTGGCTCATGATGCCGGTCACACTCATCATTACGCTAAGTTTGATCCTTGTTTACGGGTTTTTAACGCTTAGCCCTTCGTCGAAAAGATCTGAATGGTTCATCCTGGGAATTGTTTTTGGTTTAAGCACATTATCCGATGGAAAATTCCTGATATTCTTTGCTTTCACGCTTATTTATCTTGCCTGGCAATATCGCCCTCCGGGCAAAAAAACTTTTATAAAAGTTTTTTTGCCCCTGATCGCCGGCGCGCTCATCATTATTCTTGGCGTTGCCATACGAAACCGCGTAATCGGTAAAGATTGGGTTTTAACCAGCGCTCACGGCGGGATCAACTTCTATATCGGCAATAATCCGAAAGCCAGCGGAGTTTTTGACAATCCTCAATTTATCCGCCCGGACCATAACGGATTTGAAACCGACACGCGCATTATCGCCGAGCAAGCCTTAAAAAGAAGTCTTCGCCCATCGGAGGTTTCACAGTTCTGGATGGATCAGGGAATCGAATTCATCCGGAAAAATCCCGGGCAATACTTGAGCCTCTTAGGAAAGAAAATTGCGGCATTTTTTCAAGATACCGAACGGTCCTATGATATTGACCTGGTTTTTCAAATTCCGTATAAAAATAAATTTGACTTCAACTCATTGCGCATTATTTTTCCGCTGGCAATCACCGGATTCATTTTTGCTTTCGTGAATTCTAGAAAATTTGCTTTTCCCGCGCTACTCATCGCCAGCCAGCTTATCTTTACGCTTTGTTTTTTTCTAATTACCCGGCATCGCGCGACGATCTTGCCGTTTTTGATCATATTCCAATCTTTTTGTATTATCTGGGCTATTAATCAAATCAAAGAGAAAAAATGGAATATGCTCATCATAGCGGCTCTTATTTCTCTCGGGATGTTCTTAATTTTAAAACCGGTATCCATTGATCCTAAAATCGTGTCATTTTTAAGATCAAGCAAGGCCGGCCCTCTTTTAGCCGAGCAAAAACGCTTCGATGAAGCCCGTAGGGAATACTTATCAGCTCTTAAATTGCAGCCCTTCGACGTAAACTCCATCTACAATCTTGCCAATACCTATGTCGCCGAAAATAATTTTAAAGATGCGATTTCCTGGTACGAACGCGCCTTGCAGATCAATCCCCGGGATGTTGATGCGCTTTATAATTTAGCTTATTGCCAGGAGCAAAATAAGAATACAAATACCGCCATCAAACTTTACGAGGAATTGTTGCGTCTTTCTCCGGAAAGCTTAGACGGCCATTACCGTTTGGGAAATATTTATCTATCGCAATCACAGTGCGAAAAAGCAAAAACTCATTTCAACATCATCGCTCAGAGCAATCCTTCTGTTCAAGATGAGTTAAAAAATGCCTTGGATTCATGCCGCCCTTGAACTTTTCTAACAATAACAATAGTTTTTCTTCTTAATCTATAACTTGTTCTATCGCAACGGTTTATTCTTGTTTTCCGTCTATCGAAAATGTTGACAACCCAATAACACTCGTGTATAATTTCACTCTCTTAATTAAATTTTAGAAAGGAAGTGGTTCATGGCTGAACAGAAAAAATCAGTTGAAAAGGCTGCCGAAAAAGACAAGGGAGCCGAAACTGCCCACAGGCAAAAAGCACTCGAACTTGCCTTAATCCAAATCGAAAAACAATTCGGAAAAGGTTCTATTATGAAGCTGGATAGCACCGTCAATATGGATATTGCGGCTATCCCGACAGGATCTTTGTCCTTAGACCTTGCCTTAGGCATCGGTGGTGTCCCTCGCGGAAGAGTCATCGAGATTTATGGACCGGAATCATCCGGAAAAACAACGCTCACCTTAAGCATCATTTCCCAAATACAAAAAATGGGCGGTGTGGCGGCTTTTATCGACGCGGAACACGCTTTTGATTCAAATTACGCCAAAACCGTCGGCGTAACACTCGAAGACCTTTTGATCTCGCAACCTGATACCGGTGAACAAGCCCTCGAGATCGCCGAAACGCTGGTACGCTCAAATGCCGTCGACCTCGTGGTCATTGACTCCGTCGCCGCCTTAACACCAAAGGCTGAAATTGAAGGCGACATGGGTGATTCACATATGGGGCTTCAGGCGCGTTTAATGTCACAAGCGCTCAGGAAACTAACCGCCGCCATCAGCAAATCAAAAACATGCGTTATCTTCATTAATCAGATCCGCATGAAGATCGGCGTTATGTTCGGCTCTCCGGAAACAACGACCGGCGGCCGAGCGCTCAAATTCTACGCCTCCGTTCGTATCGACCTTCGTAAAATTGAGTCTCTCAAAAATGGCGAAGAATTTGTCGGTAACCGAGTTAAAGCAAAAATTGTTAAAAATAAAGTCGCCGCTCCGTTTCGTGACGCCGAATTTGAGATCATGTTCAAAGAAGGGATCTCTTATGTAAGCGATATTCTTGATCTGGGAATTGCGCATGAGATCATTCAAAAGTCCGGCGCCTGGCTTTCGTATGAGAATGAAAAGATCGGGCAAGGACGCGAAAGCGCGCGCCAATATTTAAAAGAAAATCCGAAAATTCTTCAAAAGATCGAAAAGCAAATTCGCGAGAAACTAGGGATCAAAAAACAGTCGTAAGCTAGTTGAACAAAATCATTAGACAAGGGGGGAGGGCGCGATGAAATTCCGTATGAAAATCGCAGGTGTTCTTATCTTGTTTGCAGGAATTATTTTAGGGTTCACTATTGCCGCGCGCATTAATGTATCGCCCGAGGCAATAGCGCAACCAATATCGGACAGCGTGAATTTTTCTGACGCGATCGAGAATGTTTCCGAACAAGTCGGCCCAACGGTCGTTTCGATCCAAACGGAAAAGATTGCGAAACCACGCGTCCAACAGCGCCGTTATTACGCGAGTCCTTTTGGCGGCGGCTCAGAAAGCCCTTTTGAAGACGATCTTTTTAACCGGTTCTTTGAAGATTTTTTTGGCGAAATGCCGGATTTTGAACAAAAGCGTTCCGGATTAGGTTCCGGCGTCATCATTGACAAAGACGGCTATATTTTAACGAATGAACACGTTGTCAGTGATGCCGACATTATTACCGTAACATTATCCGACGGAAGAGAATTTAAAGGAACCTTAAAAGGGACCGATCCGCGTTCCGACCTGGCAGTTATAAAAATTAGCGCGCCCAATCTTCCCGTAGCGAAATTGGGACAATCCGACAATATCAAGATCGGACAATGGGTTGTCGCTATCGGCAATCCGTTCGGATATCTTTTGTCAAATTCCGAACCAACCGTTACCGCCGGGGTTGTCAGCGCTTTACATCGCTCACTTCCCAGGACTTCGTGGCGTGATAGTGACTATACCGACCTGATCCAAACAGATGCCGCGATCAATCCCGGAAATTCCGGCGGGCCTTTAGTTAATTTACGGGGTGAAGTTATCGGGATCAACGTTGCCATATTTACCACGTCCGGCGGGTATCAGGGCATCGGATTTGCAATTCCTATTGATACAGCCAAGCGCATCGTACAAAGCCTGATCGAAGGCAAAAAAGTTGAATACGGATGGATCGGTGTCAACATTCAAGAAATTGATGAGAAATTAGCCAAGTATTTTTCTCTATCCGGGCCGCAAACGGGAGCATTGGTTTCTCAGATCCTAGAAGACAGCCCGGCGCAAAAAGCCGGAGTAAGAAACGGCGATATCATTGTCGCCGTTAACGACCAACTCGTCAGAAAGCCGGCACATCTTATTAAGGTGATCGGAAATACTCCGGTTGGACAAAAGATCAAGTTAAAAGTTTTACGTGATAAAAAGCCGCTGGATATCACCGTTGAGGTTGCGAAAAGGCCCGAGTTCGACCAGGAAGGAAAGATAATCACGCAACAAACAGAAAATGATGATGCGATCGAAGATGACGGACATGTTTCTTGGCGCGGCATGGATGTTCAATCATTAACGCCGGAGCTGGCGAGCCGTTTGCGTTTAGAAAACAATACCGGCGTCATCGTCGATAGTGTAGAGCCCACAAGCCAAGCGGACCAAGCAGGATTACAACGAGGCATTGTCATCACCGAGATCAATAAAAAACCGATCAAGAATATCAAAGATTTTAAGGATGCGGTAAAAAATGAGAGCGGCGATTGCCTGATCCAAACAAATCACGGCTATCTCGTCATTAAGTTCGCAAAGGAATGAACCCCGAAGACGTAACGCCGGAATTCTCAAAAGCAAAAGCGGCCGCTTTTAGGCTGATCAAGGTACGAAATCGAAGCACCAAAGAGCTCATTGATCGATTAACAAGAAAAAGGTTTTCAAAAAGTATTATTGACAGCATTCTTCAATACCTTCAGAAAACACAACTCGTCGATGATGCGCAATTCACCAAAGATTGGATTCGTGCCCGCCTTCATAAGCCCTACGGCTTAAGACGCATAGCTTATGAACTGAAAGAAAAGGGAATTAGCGATTCCTTGGCGAAAAATGCCATCGCGCAAGTGAAAGCCGATTACCCCGAAGAAGCGATCGTTTCTGAATTAATAAAAAAACGTGTCGAGCGTTACAAGAATTTAGAGAAAACAAAAATAAAACAGCGATTATTCAATTATTTGGCAAACCGCGGATTTAATATAGACACCATCGAGCGAGTACTGAATAAATATGACGGCTAATGAAATAAGAGCAAAGTTTTTGGACTTTTTTGCCTCCAAAGGGCACAAGATCGTGGAGAGCGATTCGGTCGTTCCCAAGGATGACCCGACGGTCCTTTTTACCACCGCCGGGATGCAACAGTTCAAAAAACAATTTTTAGGCTACGTTGAAGGCTACACAAAGGCGGCCACATCGCAAAAATGCCTTCGCACGGACGATCTGGACAAGGTCGGCAAGACCGCCTTTCATCATACCTTTTTTGAAATGCTGGGAAATTTTTCCTTCGGCGATTATTTCAAGAAAGAAGCGATCACTTGGGCGTGGGAATTTTTAACGCATGCGTTAAAAATTCCCAGCGAAAAGCTCTGGGTTTCGGTGTACAAAGACGACGACGAGGCATACGATATTTGGCTAAATAACATCAAAATCAAAAAAGAGCGTATTGTCAAGTTGGGCGATAAAAGCAATTTCTGGCCGTCGGAAGCTAAAGAAAAAGGCCCCAATGGTCCTTGCGGCCCGTGTTCTGAAATTTTCTATGATTACGGTGTAAACCCGAATTGTCCCAACGGAAGCAAGTGTGATCCCGATTGCAGCTGCGGACGTTTTTCGGAGGTTTGGAATCTGGTCTTTACACAATTTAACCGTAAGGAAGGCGGCGTTCTAGAACCGCTTCCCAATAAAAATATTGATACCGGAATGGGTTTAGAACGCCTAGTCGCGGTTGTTCAAGGCAAAAAAAACAATTATGAAACCGATTTGTTTGAGCCGATTATTTCCGCCATTACGCAAGAAACAGAAAAAGAAAATTGCAAATTGGAAAGAGTCGAGAAACTTATCATTGCCGACCACTTGCGCGCCATCGTTTTTGGAATTTGCGACGGCGTTATTCCGTCTAATGAAGGCCGCGGCTATATCGTTAAGAAGCTTATTATTGACAGCACCGATTTGATTTTACAAAAAGGAGTGGAAAAACCGATTGTTTATAAGCTTATTCCAAGCGTTATTCATGCAATGAAAAACCCTTATCCCGAAATTGCAGAAAAACTCAGCGATGTTGCAACAGTTATCAAGAAAATAGAAGAAGGGTATATAAAGCTTGAGAAAGAGCGAATTCCTGAAATTAAAAAA
Coding sequences:
- a CDS encoding prepilin-type N-terminal cleavage/methylation domain-containing protein; protein product: MQKAVSKNNQSAFTLMELVVVTIVIAILAGIALPHFTAALERNRAVEGVNILGAIRSAQERFALANGGAYTTNILDIDVDIPVPLNYFETPEICAGGGAVPLARIRDIPRRYRLLIYDNGDIECHGNVLCQRMGFTQIAALPNCP
- a CDS encoding RsmE family RNA methyltransferase, which translates into the protein MHRFFCPQENFIQTTLTITDQKEIHHLKNVLRLKEGDRIVLFNGQGKEADATITSIAENAIEVSLSDIRQDEKKNFTIILACAIPKKAKFESIIEKCTELGVDEIIPLKTQRTEVIFSKEKMPDKVKRFQTVAINASKQSNRKTIPAIHPVLSLSEALKHIDNSTLALIPHLSGKRKSLHEIMSQNPHAKKIMFFIGPEGDFTPEEIALAIKSGSIAVSLGETTLKVDTAAISVVAFAQLLLADEK
- a CDS encoding prepilin-type N-terminal cleavage/methylation domain-containing protein, with amino-acid sequence MFSSNQKRAFTLMELLTVVIIVGILAAFAVPNYINTIETQISAEGISTLTAIRASQERHRIETGAYANSAADLDIGVGPSTNFSAPSASANVNEVGAISRMQGATRLYTIHISNAGTVVCCDRLADNITCAKLGIPAGASCPAFMIP
- a CDS encoding type IV pilin protein, with product MNRRLRNKSGFTLLEIIIVIIIIAILASLAMPRFLRTSQYSYSAEALANLSALRQAMNRCYLFSSSYAPCDTFDDLDTGDPGLEPNAHFTYGIGGLAAGTFNITATGSVAVPTDIIWIDQTGAKGGNGIFSGIR
- the recA gene encoding recombinase RecA, with the protein product MAEQKKSVEKAAEKDKGAETAHRQKALELALIQIEKQFGKGSIMKLDSTVNMDIAAIPTGSLSLDLALGIGGVPRGRVIEIYGPESSGKTTLTLSIISQIQKMGGVAAFIDAEHAFDSNYAKTVGVTLEDLLISQPDTGEQALEIAETLVRSNAVDLVVIDSVAALTPKAEIEGDMGDSHMGLQARLMSQALRKLTAAISKSKTCVIFINQIRMKIGVMFGSPETTTGGRALKFYASVRIDLRKIESLKNGEEFVGNRVKAKIVKNKVAAPFRDAEFEIMFKEGISYVSDILDLGIAHEIIQKSGAWLSYENEKIGQGRESARQYLKENPKILQKIEKQIREKLGIKKQS
- a CDS encoding Do family serine endopeptidase: MKFRMKIAGVLILFAGIILGFTIAARINVSPEAIAQPISDSVNFSDAIENVSEQVGPTVVSIQTEKIAKPRVQQRRYYASPFGGGSESPFEDDLFNRFFEDFFGEMPDFEQKRSGLGSGVIIDKDGYILTNEHVVSDADIITVTLSDGREFKGTLKGTDPRSDLAVIKISAPNLPVAKLGQSDNIKIGQWVVAIGNPFGYLLSNSEPTVTAGVVSALHRSLPRTSWRDSDYTDLIQTDAAINPGNSGGPLVNLRGEVIGINVAIFTTSGGYQGIGFAIPIDTAKRIVQSLIEGKKVEYGWIGVNIQEIDEKLAKYFSLSGPQTGALVSQILEDSPAQKAGVRNGDIIVAVNDQLVRKPAHLIKVIGNTPVGQKIKLKVLRDKKPLDITVEVAKRPEFDQEGKIITQQTENDDAIEDDGHVSWRGMDVQSLTPELASRLRLENNTGVIVDSVEPTSQADQAGLQRGIVITEINKKPIKNIKDFKDAVKNESGDCLIQTNHGYLVIKFAKE
- a CDS encoding prepilin-type N-terminal cleavage/methylation domain-containing protein; this translates as MLSRHTKKAFTLTELVVVVIAIGILAGLAIPKYTTIVERQIASEGVQILSTIRAAQHRFALRNGGNFDLDASGNLTNLDITIPASQNFDSYLACRTTYIAQVRNIRLNYWLYMATDGTIDCCDGAGFDCARLGIATDVGACMACN
- a CDS encoding regulatory protein RecX, with the protein product MNPEDVTPEFSKAKAAAFRLIKVRNRSTKELIDRLTRKRFSKSIIDSILQYLQKTQLVDDAQFTKDWIRARLHKPYGLRRIAYELKEKGISDSLAKNAIAQVKADYPEEAIVSELIKKRVERYKNLEKTKIKQRLFNYLANRGFNIDTIERVLNKYDG
- a CDS encoding prepilin-type N-terminal cleavage/methylation domain-containing protein; the protein is MNKYKNNKGFSLIEVLVASVIFTIAAVGLFATVSSLRGGSDKAERRLEVTNIGRQLLEELRSKIGQAAWPLTCDGNPQPWPNTLLPAAGTNPTYDRLSANPFNLQFQYICDDVDTNGDAARVLYKVDQTITYDEP
- a CDS encoding tetratricopeptide repeat protein; translated protein: MKNKREILCLAAIFFFALALRLAYMFFLKKEYLFYDHPADDVLYYQEWAGEIAAGDWIGKRAFWGMPLYPYFLAILMPFSFGSTEVLRIFHLILGSANVLLVYFIAKQIFSRPTAWLAAFFTATNFILIYYDWLMMPVTLIITLSLILVYGFLTLSPSSKRSEWFILGIVFGLSTLSDGKFLIFFAFTLIYLAWQYRPPGKKTFIKVFLPLIAGALIIILGVAIRNRVIGKDWVLTSAHGGINFYIGNNPKASGVFDNPQFIRPDHNGFETDTRIIAEQALKRSLRPSEVSQFWMDQGIEFIRKNPGQYLSLLGKKIAAFFQDTERSYDIDLVFQIPYKNKFDFNSLRIIFPLAITGFIFAFVNSRKFAFPALLIASQLIFTLCFFLITRHRATILPFLIIFQSFCIIWAINQIKEKKWNMLIIAALISLGMFLILKPVSIDPKIVSFLRSSKAGPLLAEQKRFDEARREYLSALKLQPFDVNSIYNLANTYVAENNFKDAISWYERALQINPRDVDALYNLAYCQEQNKNTNTAIKLYEELLRLSPESLDGHYRLGNIYLSQSQCEKAKTHFNIIAQSNPSVQDELKNALDSCRP
- a CDS encoding type II secretion system protein, whose amino-acid sequence is MLLLKSRKSFTLMELLTVAIIIGVTAAVAIPNYNVAVQRSQERSAAMNLLAAKSAQEIYRSEHGEFWPTLAYVCSSGCNAQEINQNLRLSLPTIGSTAYTCFDMNGGPYWCEATSAAPAWTLQSRGNINAGWPRCSAGTCELCQPNCPTP